From Halotia branconii CENA392, the proteins below share one genomic window:
- the folB gene encoding dihydroneopterin aldolase, producing MDCIHLTGIRCYGYTGYLPEEQVLGQWFEVDVKLWLDMSTAAKTDAIEDTLDYRSIISLIQNLVKTSKFALLERLVGAIADSILQECDRVTKVQLTVSKPSAPIPDFGGKISIEFTRTKSDLYNS from the coding sequence ATGGACTGTATTCATTTGACGGGGATTCGCTGCTACGGTTACACCGGGTATTTGCCAGAAGAACAGGTGTTAGGTCAATGGTTTGAGGTCGATGTAAAATTATGGTTAGATATGTCCACCGCTGCCAAGACTGATGCTATAGAAGACACTTTAGATTATCGCAGCATCATCAGCTTGATTCAAAATCTGGTAAAAACATCCAAGTTTGCTTTGCTAGAACGCTTGGTAGGGGCGATCGCAGATTCTATACTACAAGAGTGCGATCGTGTTACCAAGGTTCAACTAACTGTCAGTAAACCCTCTGCACCTATTCCAGATTTCGGTGGCAAAATCAGCATTGAATTTACCAGAACTAAATCAGACCTTTATAATTCGTAA
- the menD gene encoding 2-succinyl-5-enolpyruvyl-6-hydroxy-3-cyclohexene-1-carboxylic-acid synthase gives MPIAYRNVNQFWAYVLTETLKRLGLTCAVICPGSRSTPLVVAFAEQVPEIEAISILDERSAAFFALGVAQATGKPVALVCTSGTAGANFYPAIIEARESRVPMLVLTADRPNELRNCHSGQTIDQLKLYGNYPNWQAEVALPSLEMGMLAYLRQTIIHAWERTQTPTKGPVHLNIPFRDPLAPIPDNTDWSYLQSQFNLEDFFAGITNPCPLAHALCPIPKEWQQCDRGIIIAGVAQPQQPQEYCKAIAHLSQTLKWPVLAEGLSPLRNYAHLNPYLISTYDLILRNQQLAKQLAPDIVIQVGDMPTSKELRNWIDATQPRRWIIDPSDQNLDPLHGRTIHLRVAIEQLAGEHTSTALSNQGSRGIKSSSSEYMQKWCVAETQVRVNIDQNMATMEELFEGKAAWLLSQILPPKTPLFIANSMPVRDVEFFWRPNNLGVRSHFNRGANGIDGTLSTALGIAHRQQSSVMLTGDLALLHDTNGFLIRNKFIGHLTIVLINNNGGGIFEMLPIANFEPPFEEFFGTPQDIDFAQLCAIYNVQHELITSWQQLQQKLNPLPTKGMRVLELQTNRKNDAKWRQDNLRNFATDIEI, from the coding sequence ATGCCGATCGCCTATAGGAATGTTAATCAATTTTGGGCTTATGTCTTAACCGAGACACTAAAACGTCTGGGATTGACTTGTGCTGTCATTTGTCCCGGTTCACGTTCCACACCGCTAGTAGTCGCCTTTGCTGAACAAGTACCTGAGATTGAAGCGATTTCTATTCTCGATGAACGTTCCGCAGCTTTTTTTGCGTTGGGAGTAGCTCAAGCAACTGGTAAGCCTGTAGCACTAGTTTGTACCTCTGGTACAGCAGGAGCGAACTTTTACCCAGCAATCATTGAAGCGAGAGAAAGTCGTGTTCCCATGTTGGTATTAACTGCTGATAGACCAAATGAACTGCGAAACTGTCACTCTGGACAAACAATAGATCAACTGAAGCTATATGGAAATTACCCAAACTGGCAAGCAGAGGTAGCCTTACCTTCCCTAGAAATGGGAATGCTAGCTTATCTTCGGCAAACAATAATTCACGCTTGGGAGAGAACGCAAACTCCGACAAAAGGCCCAGTACATCTAAATATTCCCTTTCGTGATCCTCTCGCCCCCATACCTGACAATACTGACTGGAGCTATTTGCAGTCACAGTTTAATTTAGAAGACTTCTTTGCTGGAATCACAAACCCATGCCCACTTGCCCATGCCCTATGCCCCATACCCAAAGAATGGCAACAATGCGATCGCGGTATCATTATCGCTGGTGTAGCCCAACCGCAACAGCCACAGGAGTATTGTAAGGCGATCGCGCATCTTTCCCAGACTCTTAAATGGCCTGTGCTAGCAGAGGGACTTTCCCCACTGAGAAATTATGCTCACCTCAATCCCTATTTAATTTCTACTTATGACCTAATTTTGCGTAATCAGCAACTAGCCAAGCAGCTAGCACCAGATATCGTAATTCAAGTAGGAGATATGCCTACTAGTAAAGAACTGCGTAACTGGATTGATGCAACCCAACCCCGACGCTGGATCATTGATCCTAGTGACCAAAACCTCGATCCCCTTCATGGGAGAACAATTCATTTACGAGTTGCGATAGAACAACTGGCAGGTGAGCATACTTCGACTGCGCTCAGTAACCAGGGGAGTAGGGGGATAAAATCTTCCTCATCTGAATACATGCAAAAATGGTGTGTAGCAGAAACACAGGTGAGGGTAAATATTGACCAGAACATGGCGACAATGGAGGAATTATTTGAAGGTAAAGCCGCGTGGTTATTATCTCAGATACTACCGCCCAAAACGCCTTTATTTATCGCCAATAGTATGCCTGTGCGGGATGTAGAATTTTTTTGGAGACCAAATAATTTAGGAGTGCGATCGCACTTTAATCGTGGTGCAAACGGCATTGATGGTACATTATCCACAGCTTTAGGAATTGCCCACCGCCAGCAAAGTAGTGTGATGTTAACAGGAGATTTAGCGCTGTTGCATGACACCAATGGTTTTTTAATCCGCAATAAATTTATTGGACATCTCACAATTGTATTAATCAACAACAACGGCGGTGGGATTTTTGAAATGTTACCCATTGCCAATTTTGAGCCTCCATTTGAAGAGTTTTTTGGCACTCCCCAAGATATTGATTTTGCCCAGCTTTGCGCTATTTACAATGTGCAGCATGAATTAATTACTTCTTGGCAGCAGTTGCAGCAAAAATTAAACCCGCTACCAACTAAGGGAATGCGGGTTTTAGAGTTGCAAACAAATCGCAAAAATGATGCAAAGTGGCGACAAGATAATCTACGTAATTTTGCCACAGATATTGAAATTTAA